A genomic window from Sporosarcina sp. Marseille-Q4063 includes:
- a CDS encoding YdhK family protein, with amino-acid sequence MKRQLLLLGIAIIIGLSGCGNSTGNEKNPTSNNEPKQEDMQMEMNHSGSGEVPENLKVAENPTYKVGSEAIIKTDHMEGMEGAVATIVGAYDTIAYAISYTPLTGGERVENHKWVIQDEIKDAGDKTMETGTEVTVEADHMKGMKGATAVIDSSEKTTVYMIDYTPTTGGEEVKNHKWVTESELSVK; translated from the coding sequence ATGAAAAGGCAATTACTTTTGTTAGGTATTGCGATAATTATAGGGTTAAGTGGATGCGGAAATAGTACAGGCAACGAAAAAAATCCTACCAGCAATAATGAACCTAAACAGGAAGACATGCAAATGGAGATGAATCATTCCGGCTCCGGTGAAGTCCCTGAGAACTTGAAAGTGGCAGAAAATCCAACCTATAAAGTAGGAAGCGAAGCAATCATTAAAACAGACCATATGGAAGGCATGGAAGGTGCTGTAGCAACAATTGTGGGTGCTTACGACACTATAGCTTACGCTATATCGTACACACCGCTAACTGGCGGGGAAAGAGTGGAAAACCACAAATGGGTTATTCAAGACGAGATTAAAGATGCTGGTGACAAAACTATGGAGACAGGAACTGAAGTAACCGTAGAGGCGGACCATATGAAGGGTATGAAAGGAGCAACAGCAGTAATCGATTCATCCGAAAAAACTACTGTCTATATGATTGATTACACTCCTACTACTGGCGGTGAAGAAGTTAAAAATCATAAATGGGT
- a CDS encoding four-helix bundle copper-binding protein, whose translation MNTKYEDCLRACLECLEACNVCFDACLKEEDVKMMAECIRLDRECADICAFAAQAITRNSPFTNQILELCAEVCERCAEECAKHDHDHCQRCAEACRKCAEACRQMVA comes from the coding sequence ATGAATACGAAATATGAAGATTGCCTAAGAGCATGTTTGGAATGTTTAGAAGCATGTAACGTTTGTTTTGATGCATGTTTGAAAGAAGAAGATGTGAAGATGATGGCCGAATGTATCCGCTTGGACCGTGAATGTGCAGATATATGCGCGTTTGCAGCACAAGCAATTACCCGCAATAGCCCATTTACGAATCAGATTTTAGAATTATGTGCAGAAGTTTGTGAACGTTGTGCGGAGGAGTGCGCAAAACATGACCATGATCATTGCCAACGCTGTGCCGAAGCTTGCCGAAAATGTGCCGAGGCATGTCGACAAATGGTAGCTTAA
- a CDS encoding multicopper oxidase family protein: protein MGIKIKIKIITLVISILVISACSNNNSKPEKEMEHSTMGQDMEEMHHDMMEGHMSHDEVVMLNDSTGENELKIPSMLERDDGEGVVYTVRAQKGKTEIFDGTESITYGYNGPFLGPMLRFDKGDKVKIRTINELDEETTFHWHGLEVAGDVDGGPHDALKPGEEKVIEFEVAQEASTLWFHPHPEGKTAEQVYNGLAGLIYIEDDNSKSLGLPNDYGKNDIPLIFQDRTFDDRKQLNYSAAMNEDGTIGDTLLINGTVNPKLSVNKEKVRLRLLNGSNARNYTFKLNTGDSFVQIATDGGFLNEPFTLKEVTLTPSERAEIVVDFSQLNSENDLALINEDGSVLLPFEVSDKSGVISRIPGEMNDFSLTEEEMDLPVTKKVELFGMMDMVEINGKKFDPDRIDFTQQQGVTEVWEIYNKPDMMGGMIHPFHIHGAQFKIISRDGKAPPENERGWKDSFSIKPDERVKIAIQFKHKGVFMFHCHILEHEDNGMMGQVKVE from the coding sequence ATGGGAATAAAGATAAAGATAAAAATTATCACATTGGTGATTAGTATATTGGTTATCAGTGCTTGCAGTAATAACAATTCGAAGCCTGAAAAGGAAATGGAACATTCGACTATGGGCCAAGATATGGAAGAAATGCATCATGACATGATGGAAGGTCATATGAGTCATGATGAGGTAGTCATGTTAAATGACTCAACCGGGGAAAACGAATTGAAAATTCCATCCATGCTTGAACGTGACGATGGAGAAGGAGTTGTATACACAGTTCGAGCACAAAAAGGGAAAACTGAAATATTCGATGGCACTGAATCGATAACGTATGGTTATAACGGGCCTTTTTTGGGACCGATGCTTCGTTTTGACAAAGGTGACAAAGTTAAAATTAGAACGATTAATGAACTTGATGAAGAGACGACTTTTCATTGGCATGGGTTGGAAGTAGCGGGAGACGTTGATGGCGGTCCGCATGATGCTCTTAAACCGGGAGAAGAAAAAGTGATTGAATTTGAAGTTGCACAAGAAGCGTCAACCTTATGGTTCCATCCCCATCCAGAGGGGAAAACCGCTGAACAGGTATACAATGGGCTTGCAGGATTGATATATATCGAGGATGATAATTCGAAAAGTCTTGGATTACCAAATGATTATGGGAAGAACGATATTCCCTTGATTTTTCAAGATCGAACATTTGATGATAGAAAACAATTAAATTACAGCGCTGCAATGAATGAAGACGGGACAATCGGCGATACGTTATTGATCAACGGAACAGTCAATCCTAAGTTGAGTGTTAATAAAGAGAAAGTACGTCTCCGTTTATTAAATGGATCGAATGCGAGAAATTACACGTTTAAATTGAATACAGGGGATTCCTTCGTTCAAATCGCAACGGATGGCGGTTTTTTGAATGAACCGTTTACTTTAAAAGAAGTTACACTGACGCCTTCTGAGAGGGCGGAAATTGTTGTTGATTTTTCACAGCTTAATTCGGAAAATGACTTGGCGTTAATTAATGAAGACGGGTCTGTCCTTTTACCATTTGAGGTTTCTGATAAAAGTGGAGTGATTAGCCGGATTCCAGGAGAGATGAATGACTTTTCATTAACAGAAGAAGAGATGGATTTGCCAGTTACGAAGAAAGTAGAACTCTTTGGGATGATGGATATGGTGGAAATCAATGGAAAGAAATTTGATCCGGATAGAATTGATTTTACACAACAGCAAGGAGTTACTGAAGTCTGGGAAATTTACAATAAACCGGACATGATGGGTGGAATGATTCACCCATTCCACATTCACGGGGCGCAATTTAAAATCATATCAAGAGACGGGAAAGCGCCACCGGAAAATGAACGGGGTTGGAAGGACAGTTTTTCTATTAAACCAGATGAAAGAGTGAAAATAGCGATACAATTTAAACATAAGGGTGTGTTTATGTTCCATTGCCATATTCTTGAACATGAAGACAACGGTATGATGGGGCAGGTGAAGGTGGAATAA
- a CDS encoding cell wall metabolism sensor histidine kinase WalK, which produces MIRIKSIFLKLFITYIVILILSHFVLAIVSYFLLQNNLTNMHLNSEDFHQMKYLFVLASIISITITGLFTYYLSKRITAPLREMNRVALHIARGQFNQRVEIQTRDELGELGETFNYMTQELAGLDQMRKDLVANVSHDLRSPLTSIHGFVTAFLDDTIPNERKRHYFTIMKEQTERMSKLVNDLLDMAQIESGQVEIEPVIFNLSELIRQVVARMEPEFANKKLNVELISEEAKDIYVFADPDRIDQVIVNLIQNAVQFSTNDSSVEVILKKEEQAVVSIRDYGPGIKQEDIQSIWERFYKADRARTKKVGTGLGLSIVKHILALHQTDIQVESEVGRGTTFTFTLPIAQNKSNRHEKK; this is translated from the coding sequence TTGATTCGAATAAAAAGCATATTTTTGAAGCTGTTTATCACGTATATCGTCATATTAATTCTGTCACATTTCGTTCTTGCTATTGTCTCGTATTTTTTACTACAGAACAATCTAACTAACATGCATCTGAATTCAGAAGACTTTCACCAAATGAAGTATTTGTTTGTTTTGGCATCCATTATCTCTATTACCATTACAGGTTTATTTACCTACTACCTTTCCAAAAGGATTACCGCCCCACTCCGAGAAATGAATCGGGTTGCCCTCCATATCGCTAGGGGACAATTTAATCAAAGAGTTGAAATTCAAACGCGTGATGAGCTAGGAGAATTGGGGGAAACGTTCAATTACATGACTCAGGAGCTGGCCGGCTTGGATCAGATGAGAAAGGATTTAGTTGCAAATGTTTCCCACGATTTGAGATCCCCTCTTACATCGATTCATGGGTTTGTCACTGCATTTCTGGATGACACAATCCCCAACGAGCGAAAACGTCATTATTTTACGATCATGAAAGAACAAACCGAGCGAATGAGTAAGCTGGTCAATGATCTTCTCGATATGGCCCAAATAGAATCGGGACAGGTGGAAATCGAGCCTGTTATTTTTAATTTGTCGGAACTGATTCGCCAAGTAGTGGCTCGGATGGAACCTGAATTTGCAAATAAAAAACTGAATGTGGAATTGATATCTGAAGAAGCAAAAGACATATACGTATTTGCTGATCCGGATCGCATTGATCAAGTAATCGTTAATTTGATTCAAAATGCAGTACAATTTTCTACAAATGATAGTTCAGTTGAAGTGATATTGAAAAAAGAAGAACAAGCGGTGGTTTCTATTCGAGATTATGGACCGGGAATCAAGCAGGAAGACATTCAATCTATTTGGGAACGATTTTATAAAGCAGATAGAGCACGAACTAAAAAAGTAGGTACAGGACTCGGCTTGTCCATTGTTAAGCACATATTAGCCCTTCATCAAACTGACATTCAAGTGGAAAGTGAAGTAGGAAGAGGTACAACCTTTACTTTTACGCTCCCAATAGCCCAGAATAAATCAAATAGACATGAAAAAAAGTGA
- a CDS encoding response regulator transcription factor, which translates to MNKQVKVLIIEDDPYICELIILYAEKSGYKVDIANDGMTGLEMFYDSPPDLVILDIMMPEMDGWEVCKEIRRFDKTPIIMLTGKGQSYDKLKGFKLGTDDYLVKPFDPNELMARIKAVLRRANPMFDANEIIELPLLKIDFQQYKVTYEKQEIVLPPKEMELLYFLASYPNQVFTRQQLLEKIWGVDFEGDSRTVDVHIKRIREKLGNSNAYWRVKTIRGVGYKFEVDNH; encoded by the coding sequence ATGAACAAACAAGTTAAAGTTCTTATCATTGAAGATGATCCTTACATTTGTGAGTTGATTATTTTATACGCTGAAAAAAGCGGGTATAAAGTTGATATAGCAAACGATGGGATGACGGGATTAGAAATGTTTTATGATAGTCCTCCTGATCTTGTCATTCTAGATATTATGATGCCTGAAATGGACGGTTGGGAAGTTTGCAAGGAAATACGGAGATTTGATAAAACGCCTATTATCATGTTGACCGGGAAAGGCCAAAGCTATGACAAACTTAAAGGTTTCAAGCTAGGAACGGATGATTACTTGGTGAAACCTTTTGATCCGAACGAACTGATGGCACGGATAAAAGCGGTGCTCCGGCGGGCCAATCCGATGTTCGATGCAAATGAAATCATTGAACTTCCCTTGTTAAAGATCGATTTTCAACAATACAAGGTGACTTATGAGAAACAGGAGATTGTGTTACCGCCTAAGGAAATGGAGCTGCTATATTTTCTCGCCTCATATCCAAATCAAGTATTCACACGGCAGCAGCTACTGGAAAAGATATGGGGGGTGGATTTTGAGGGTGATTCTAGAACGGTCGATGTGCATATTAAAAGGATTCGAGAAAAATTGGGGAATTCCAACGCTTATTGGAGGGTGAAAACGATAAGAGGCGTTGGATATAAATTTGAGGTGGATAACCATTGA
- a CDS encoding cupredoxin domain-containing protein: MKKWLLTSILLSVLLVLAACGGKDTSDESGMVDNTGSSEDANASTEINITGKNFEFDQAEYTVKAGEQVKIIYKNDEGMHGIAIDGLDVDIKGDGEASFTPTEPGEYTIYCNIPCGAGHADMKSTLIVT, encoded by the coding sequence TTGAAAAAATGGTTATTGACATCAATTTTATTAAGTGTTTTGCTTGTACTTGCCGCTTGCGGAGGAAAAGATACAAGTGACGAATCGGGGATGGTAGATAATACCGGCTCTTCGGAAGATGCAAATGCCAGTACTGAAATCAATATTACAGGGAAAAATTTTGAATTCGATCAAGCAGAATACACTGTCAAGGCTGGCGAGCAGGTTAAAATTATATATAAAAATGATGAAGGAATGCACGGGATTGCAATCGATGGCCTTGATGTAGACATTAAAGGCGATGGAGAGGCATCTTTCACTCCTACAGAACCGGGTGAATATACAATCTACTGTAATATTCCATGTGGAGCGGGACATGCCGATATGAAGTCAACACTGATTGTCACATGA
- a CDS encoding heavy metal translocating P-type ATPase, with protein MASTEKTLQIDGMTCSACANRIEKGLSKIEGVEKANVNFALESSTIVYDPDKTNVNEFKERVEKLGFNVVQEKVDFDISGMTCAACATRIEKRISKMEGVSSANVNFALETIAVEYDDKQVETADMMTAVKKMGYELIPKQDGKDKIDHKENEIHKQQRRFIFSAILTFPLLWSMVAHFEFLSFIYMPAILMNPWLQLALATPVQFIVGGPFYRSAFNALRNKSANMDVLVALGTSAAFFYSIYLSVEWMNAGGIGHPELYFEAAAVIITLIVLGKLFEVRAKGRTSQAIQKLLGLQAKTARVLKDGIEKEIPIEEVITGDTILVRPGEKIPVDGEIIDGRSAIDESMITGESIPIDKVAGDTVIGATINKNGSLQIKATRVGKDSALAQIVKVVEEAQGSKADIQRLADRISGVFVPVVVVIAIVTFFIWYFAVTPGDLRSALIPTISILVIACPCALGLATPTSIMAGSGRAAEMGLLFKGGEHLENTQSIDTVVLDKTGTVTKGEPALTDITVTSGFTEEVVLQLIATAENQSEHPLAQAIVNGVKEKGITLLEATDFEAFPGYGIRAEVSGKEVLVGTRKLMKEHKIATLDSETSMEKLESEGKTAMLIAVDQKFAGVVAVADTVKDTSKEAIARMKKLGLDVIMLTGDNQRTAEAIARQVGLSNVIAEVLPEQKSEEIKKLQEQGKKVAMVGDGINDAPALAIANIGMAVGTGTDIAIEAADITLMRGDLNSVADAIIMSRKTMRNIKQNLFFAFIYNTIGIPIAAIGLLAPWVAGAAMAFSSVSVVLNALRLQKVDLK; from the coding sequence ATGGCATCAACCGAAAAAACTTTGCAAATCGATGGAATGACATGTTCAGCGTGTGCAAATCGAATTGAAAAAGGTCTTTCAAAAATAGAAGGCGTCGAAAAAGCAAATGTCAACTTTGCATTGGAAAGCTCTACGATTGTTTACGATCCAGATAAAACGAATGTGAATGAGTTTAAGGAAAGAGTTGAAAAGTTAGGCTTCAATGTTGTCCAAGAAAAAGTGGACTTCGATATTTCCGGCATGACATGTGCGGCATGTGCCACGAGAATTGAGAAAAGAATTAGTAAGATGGAAGGTGTTTCTAGCGCAAACGTTAACTTTGCATTAGAAACGATTGCCGTGGAATATGACGACAAACAGGTTGAAACAGCTGACATGATGACGGCTGTTAAGAAAATGGGGTATGAATTAATTCCCAAACAAGACGGTAAAGACAAAATAGATCATAAAGAAAATGAAATTCATAAGCAACAGAGAAGATTTATTTTCTCTGCCATATTGACATTTCCATTGTTATGGTCGATGGTTGCCCATTTTGAATTTCTATCGTTCATCTATATGCCTGCTATTTTAATGAATCCATGGCTTCAACTTGCACTTGCGACACCAGTTCAATTCATTGTTGGTGGACCGTTTTACAGAAGTGCTTTTAACGCGCTGAGAAATAAAAGTGCAAACATGGATGTCTTAGTTGCACTAGGTACGAGTGCTGCATTCTTTTACAGTATTTATTTATCGGTTGAATGGATGAACGCGGGAGGCATTGGACATCCCGAGCTTTATTTTGAAGCAGCAGCAGTTATTATCACACTCATCGTACTTGGTAAGTTATTTGAAGTTCGTGCGAAGGGGAGAACGAGTCAGGCCATCCAAAAGCTTCTTGGTTTACAGGCTAAAACAGCCCGTGTTCTGAAAGACGGTATTGAAAAAGAAATACCTATTGAGGAAGTCATAACGGGAGATACAATCTTGGTGAGGCCGGGGGAGAAAATTCCGGTGGATGGAGAAATTATCGATGGCCGCTCTGCAATCGACGAATCGATGATTACAGGTGAAAGTATTCCGATTGATAAAGTTGCTGGTGACACAGTCATTGGTGCAACGATTAATAAGAATGGTTCATTGCAAATCAAAGCGACAAGAGTTGGAAAGGATTCAGCATTAGCACAAATTGTGAAAGTGGTTGAGGAAGCGCAAGGATCCAAGGCAGATATTCAGCGTTTGGCGGATCGAATATCCGGTGTTTTTGTTCCAGTTGTTGTGGTCATCGCGATTGTGACATTCTTTATTTGGTATTTTGCTGTGACACCGGGTGATTTACGTTCCGCATTAATTCCAACCATCTCAATTTTAGTTATTGCTTGCCCATGTGCACTTGGTTTGGCGACACCGACTTCAATTATGGCAGGTTCGGGTAGAGCTGCTGAAATGGGACTGCTCTTTAAAGGCGGAGAACATTTAGAAAACACGCAGTCAATTGATACCGTAGTCTTGGATAAAACGGGGACGGTTACAAAAGGTGAGCCTGCTTTAACAGATATTACAGTGACATCGGGCTTTACAGAAGAAGTAGTGCTACAGTTGATTGCAACAGCTGAAAATCAATCCGAGCATCCTTTGGCGCAAGCAATTGTTAATGGCGTAAAAGAAAAAGGTATTACACTTCTTGAAGCAACTGATTTTGAAGCTTTTCCTGGTTATGGAATTCGGGCCGAAGTAAGCGGAAAAGAAGTATTAGTTGGCACAAGAAAATTGATGAAAGAACATAAGATTGCGACCTTGGATTCAGAAACATCTATGGAGAAGCTAGAGAGTGAAGGGAAAACGGCGATGCTTATTGCTGTGGATCAAAAATTTGCCGGTGTCGTCGCGGTTGCTGATACAGTGAAGGATACATCTAAAGAAGCGATTGCGAGAATGAAAAAGCTTGGTTTGGATGTCATCATGCTTACAGGCGATAACCAACGTACCGCAGAGGCTATTGCTCGTCAAGTCGGTCTGTCAAACGTAATCGCAGAAGTATTACCGGAACAGAAAAGTGAAGAGATTAAAAAGCTTCAGGAGCAAGGCAAAAAGGTAGCGATGGTTGGAGACGGGATAAATGATGCACCCGCACTTGCGATAGCAAATATCGGGATGGCCGTTGGTACTGGAACGGATATCGCTATAGAAGCAGCTGACATTACGCTGATGCGTGGAGATTTAAATAGCGTCGCAGATGCGATTATCATGAGTAGAAAAACAATGCGGAATATTAAGCAGAACTTGTTTTTCGCATTCATTTACAATACGATCGGGATACCGATTGCAGCTATTGGTTTACTTGCACCATGGGTTGCAGGAGCCGCGATGGCATTTAGTTCGGTATCTGTTGTGTTGAATGCGTTGCGTTTACAAAAAGTTGATTTGAAGTAA
- the copZ gene encoding copper chaperone CopZ codes for MIETLKVQGMSCNHCVKSVEGSVGNLTGVSSVKVDLGSGDVSIEFDSEKTSLDQIKETIEEQGYDIV; via the coding sequence ATGATAGAAACATTAAAAGTACAAGGAATGTCATGTAATCATTGCGTCAAGTCAGTCGAAGGTAGTGTGGGCAATCTAACAGGTGTTTCTTCCGTGAAAGTGGATCTTGGCAGTGGTGATGTTTCAATAGAGTTTGATAGTGAGAAAACATCATTAGATCAGATTAAAGAAACAATCGAAGAGCAAGGGTATGACATCGTTTAA